In one window of Lampris incognitus isolate fLamInc1 chromosome 3, fLamInc1.hap2, whole genome shotgun sequence DNA:
- the LOC130110458 gene encoding histone H2A-like — protein sequence MSGRGKTGGKARAKAKTRSSRAGLQFPVGRVHRLLRKGNYAERVGAGAPVYLAAVLEYLTAEILELAGNAARDNKKTRIIPRHLQLAVRNDEELNKLLGGVTIAQGGVLPNIQAVLLPKKTDKPAKK from the coding sequence ATGAGCGGAAGAGGAAAGACCGGTGGAAAGGCGAGGGCAAAGGCCAAGACCCGTTCCTCCCGTGCCGGGCTCCAGTTCCCTGTAGGCCGTGTTCACAGACTCCTCCGCAAGGGCAACTATGCCGAGCGTGTCGGTGCCGGGGCCCCGGTCTATCTGGCGGCTGTGCTGGAGTATCTGACCGCTGAGATTTTGGAGCTGGCTGGAAACGCGGCCCGGGACAACAAGAAGACCCGCATCATCCCCCGTCACCTCCAGCTGGCCGTCCGCAACGACGAGGAGCTCAACAAGCTGCTGGGTGGAGTGACCATCGCTCAGGGCGGCGTGCTGCCCAACATCCAGGCTGTTCTCTTGCCCAAGAAGACCGACAAGCCCGCCAAGAAGTAG